Proteins encoded together in one Candidatus Kaiserbacteria bacterium window:
- a CDS encoding nucleotide exchange factor GrpE — MKKEEETTEEIVYEEDQGAELVKKLRAKLKKCEQEKKEYLDGWQRLKADTVNAQKNQKQGLELSQKRIVQNFVQELLPALDSFDIATQSGAWEKVDVVWRQGIEYVHAQLLTSLENSGVENYGVVGDTFDPALHEAGGHAEGGESDIIARVERRGYKMGDTVIRPAQVVVYN; from the coding sequence ATGAAAAAGGAAGAAGAAACAACTGAAGAAATTGTCTACGAAGAAGATCAGGGCGCTGAACTTGTAAAGAAGCTTCGTGCCAAATTAAAGAAATGCGAGCAAGAGAAGAAAGAATATCTCGATGGCTGGCAACGCCTAAAAGCTGACACAGTAAATGCTCAGAAGAATCAGAAACAAGGTTTGGAATTATCTCAGAAACGTATAGTGCAAAATTTCGTTCAGGAATTGCTCCCAGCACTAGACAGTTTTGATATCGCAACACAAAGCGGTGCGTGGGAAAAGGTAGACGTCGTGTGGAGACAAGGTATTGAGTATGTACACGCGCAGCTTTTAACTAGTCTAGAAAACAGTGGGGTTGAAAACTATGGTGTAGTAGGTGATACATTTGACCCAGCACTCCATGAAGCTGGAGGACACGCTGAAGGGGGGGAGAGTGATATCATTGCGCGTGTTGAACGACGTGGATACAAAATGGGAGATACTGTTATTCGCCCTGCACAAGTTGTGGTATACAATTAG
- the dnaK gene encoding molecular chaperone DnaK — protein MSKILGIDLGTTNSAMAIVEGGEPVIVENTEGARTTPSIVGISKNGERMVGVLAKRQAVTNPQNTIFGVKRFVGHKFTDASVQKDKDIVPYELKEGTDKGVMITLSGKEYRPEEVSAMILQKLKADAEKKTGETITEAVITVPAYFDDAQRKATKDAGKIAGLDVKRIINEPTAAALAYGFNKKNDEQIVVFDFGGGTFDVSVLEVADDVIEVKATDGDSHMGGRDIDQKIITWIVDEFKKESGIDVSKDALALQRLDEAAEKAKIELSTAAESEINIPFITSDESGPKHLILKLTRATLEELADEYVQQALAITKRAVEASPFEINDIDEVILVGGQTRMPIIVEKVKELFGKEPNKSINPDEVVALGAALQGGILQGDVKDVLLLDVIPLSLGIETMGGIATKLIERNTTIPTSKSQIFSTAAENQPSVEIVVSQGEREMAADNKILGRFVLDGIAPAPRGVPQIEVTFDIDANGILQVKALDKGTSKEQSIRIEGSSGLSEEEVEKMKADAEAHADEDKKKREIIEVKNTSEQIVYAAEKALKEHGEKVDEAITKDITEKIDVLKKAREGDDVAAITTASEGLSAAISKIGEAMAKQAETTQPEGSEESKEDAPEDQKDAGEQERDAEFDETDEKK, from the coding sequence ATGTCTAAAATTTTAGGAATCGACCTCGGTACTACAAACTCAGCAATGGCTATTGTTGAAGGCGGAGAACCAGTAATAGTTGAAAACACCGAAGGAGCACGAACGACACCATCTATCGTTGGTATTTCTAAGAATGGAGAGCGTATGGTAGGAGTTCTCGCAAAGCGTCAAGCTGTAACGAACCCACAAAACACCATTTTTGGTGTAAAGCGTTTTGTAGGACACAAATTCACTGACGCGTCAGTGCAAAAAGATAAAGATATCGTCCCGTACGAACTTAAAGAAGGAACAGATAAAGGAGTTATGATTACGCTTTCAGGCAAAGAGTATCGACCTGAAGAAGTTTCAGCAATGATTCTTCAAAAACTTAAAGCAGATGCTGAAAAGAAAACGGGTGAGACGATAACAGAGGCGGTCATTACAGTACCTGCATACTTTGATGATGCTCAGCGTAAGGCAACGAAAGATGCGGGTAAAATCGCGGGACTTGATGTAAAACGCATCATTAACGAACCAACGGCTGCTGCTCTTGCGTATGGCTTCAATAAGAAGAATGACGAACAAATAGTCGTATTCGACTTTGGTGGTGGAACCTTTGATGTATCAGTACTAGAAGTTGCAGATGACGTAATTGAAGTAAAAGCGACAGACGGTGACTCACACATGGGAGGACGCGATATTGACCAAAAAATTATAACGTGGATCGTAGATGAATTTAAGAAAGAGTCGGGTATTGATGTAAGTAAAGATGCTCTTGCCCTTCAGCGTCTTGATGAAGCAGCCGAGAAAGCGAAGATTGAACTCTCTACTGCAGCAGAATCAGAAATAAATATTCCATTTATTACCTCAGATGAATCTGGTCCAAAACACCTTATTTTAAAGCTCACTCGGGCAACTCTTGAAGAGCTTGCAGATGAATACGTACAGCAAGCGCTTGCCATTACAAAGCGAGCAGTGGAGGCAAGTCCTTTTGAAATTAATGATATCGATGAGGTAATTCTTGTTGGTGGACAGACTCGAATGCCTATCATTGTTGAGAAAGTGAAAGAGCTGTTTGGCAAAGAACCAAATAAATCTATCAACCCGGATGAAGTAGTAGCGCTTGGAGCCGCACTACAAGGTGGCATTCTACAAGGAGACGTTAAGGATGTGCTCTTGCTTGATGTTATTCCACTTTCATTAGGAATTGAAACTATGGGCGGTATTGCAACGAAGCTTATTGAACGAAACACAACAATCCCAACAAGTAAATCTCAAATATTCTCTACGGCAGCTGAGAACCAACCTTCAGTTGAGATTGTAGTATCACAAGGAGAACGTGAAATGGCAGCAGACAATAAAATTCTTGGACGCTTTGTACTTGATGGTATTGCGCCTGCTCCACGTGGTGTTCCTCAAATTGAAGTTACTTTTGACATCGATGCAAACGGTATCTTGCAAGTGAAAGCGCTAGACAAGGGAACCAGCAAAGAACAATCAATTCGTATTGAAGGAAGCTCGGGGCTATCAGAAGAAGAAGTAGAGAAAATGAAAGCCGATGCTGAGGCGCACGCTGATGAGGATAAGAAAAAACGAGAGATTATTGAAGTGAAGAATACCTCAGAACAAATTGTGTACGCTGCTGAAAAAGCACTCAAAGAACATGGAGAAAAAGTTGACGAAGCAATTACAAAAGATATTACAGAAAAAATTGATGTACTAAAGAAAGCACGCGAAGGTGATGACGTAGCTGCTATTACTACAGCCTCAGAAGGCCTCAGTGCTGCTATAAGTAAGATTGGAGAAGCAATGGCCAAGCAAGCAGAAACAACACAACCTGAAGGTTCTGAAGAGTCAAAAGAAGATGCTCCTGAAGATCAAAAAGACGCAGGTGAACAAGAACGTGATGCAGAGTTTGACGAGACTGATGAGAAGAAGTAG
- the dnaJ gene encoding molecular chaperone DnaJ has translation MKDYYQILGLQKSATDSEIKKAFRALAQKYHPDKKTGDEARFKEASEAYAVLGDKKKRAEYDTYGRTFAGGGQQQGASFGGFDFSQFQQGFGGGADGVEFDLGDIFSEVFGGGGRSQARRGRDISMDLELDFKDAAFGIERTVLLNKVGYCSECEGSGAKDKRDVKTCTTCNGKGSVHETRRSVLGTFTSARECKECHGIGKIPKTPCKTCKGKGVLQKQEEIKLAIPAGIDNGEMIRLMGKGEAVQGGTAGDLYIKIHVRPHKDFVRSGKDIRMSLNVKLTDALLGSTYTIPTLEKNVDLKIPAGITHGEVLRIKGKGIPREDSSRGDLLVAVHIDLPKKLSRSAKKLIEGLRDAGI, from the coding sequence ATGAAAGATTATTACCAAATCCTCGGATTACAAAAGAGTGCAACTGATTCTGAAATAAAGAAAGCATTTCGTGCACTCGCACAAAAATACCATCCAGATAAAAAGACTGGCGACGAAGCTAGATTCAAAGAAGCCAGTGAAGCCTACGCAGTACTTGGAGATAAAAAGAAGCGTGCTGAGTACGATACCTACGGACGTACGTTTGCTGGCGGTGGACAACAACAAGGTGCTAGCTTTGGCGGGTTTGATTTCTCACAATTCCAACAAGGGTTCGGCGGCGGTGCCGATGGCGTTGAATTTGACCTTGGTGATATATTCAGTGAAGTATTTGGAGGTGGCGGAAGATCGCAAGCACGTCGCGGGCGAGACATTTCGATGGACCTCGAGCTTGATTTTAAAGATGCTGCCTTCGGCATAGAAAGAACAGTACTCTTAAACAAAGTTGGCTATTGTAGTGAATGTGAGGGGAGCGGTGCCAAAGACAAACGAGATGTGAAAACATGTACCACCTGCAACGGTAAAGGTTCTGTACACGAAACACGCCGTTCAGTACTAGGTACCTTTACCAGTGCACGAGAATGTAAGGAGTGTCATGGTATCGGAAAGATTCCTAAAACTCCTTGCAAAACTTGTAAAGGGAAGGGTGTACTCCAAAAACAAGAAGAAATTAAGCTCGCGATTCCTGCCGGAATTGATAATGGCGAAATGATTCGTCTTATGGGAAAAGGAGAGGCTGTGCAAGGAGGTACCGCAGGAGATTTATATATAAAGATACATGTGCGTCCGCATAAAGATTTTGTTCGCAGCGGGAAAGATATTCGTATGAGTTTGAATGTAAAGCTCACTGATGCACTTTTAGGAAGTACGTACACGATTCCTACTCTTGAAAAGAATGTAGATCTTAAAATTCCAGCAGGTATTACGCACGGCGAGGTGCTGAGGATAAAAGGCAAGGGAATACCTCGTGAAGACAGTAGCCGAGGAGACCTCCTCGTTGCGGTTCATATAGATCTTCCGAAAAAATTATCGCGTTCTGCAAAAAAACTTATCGAGGGGCTACGAGACGCAGGTATCTAA
- a CDS encoding 1-acyl-sn-glycerol-3-phosphate acyltransferase, translated as MSQFSSFSIRKIQLLTPSLLQGFAWPFGRFAVHFFTHLTIEGKENIKKASHYRKQNDVGTIFVVNHTHELDFLFPLVGVSPLSSLFPMFYVAHARKKYSEKTGFGLRRYIYSFPAFLTSWGAHPYIADQKDYSKSMPYHEILLRNKKSVCIFPEGGIRKEGADRKIRGGVAYLAEATGAAILPIAISGAKGMNSRSFFKREKMITIKYLPPLFIKDIEDTTLPIPERYKDSAKKLMNIIEQKVKTN; from the coding sequence ATGTCACAGTTTTCTTCTTTCTCAATACGGAAAATACAGCTTTTAACACCATCGCTTCTACAAGGTTTTGCGTGGCCGTTCGGTCGCTTTGCAGTACATTTTTTTACCCATCTTACAATAGAGGGTAAAGAGAACATAAAAAAAGCATCGCACTATAGGAAACAAAACGATGTCGGTACTATTTTTGTAGTAAACCACACACATGAGCTCGATTTTCTCTTTCCTCTTGTTGGAGTGTCACCATTATCATCCCTATTCCCCATGTTCTATGTTGCGCATGCGAGAAAAAAGTATAGTGAAAAAACTGGATTCGGACTCAGGCGATATATTTATAGCTTTCCTGCTTTTCTAACATCATGGGGTGCGCATCCATATATCGCAGATCAAAAGGATTACAGTAAATCAATGCCCTATCACGAAATTTTATTGCGTAATAAAAAAAGTGTTTGTATCTTTCCCGAAGGAGGAATACGAAAAGAAGGTGCGGACCGGAAAATCCGTGGAGGGGTAGCTTACCTTGCTGAAGCAACAGGAGCGGCAATTCTTCCTATAGCCATTTCAGGTGCAAAAGGTATGAATTCACGCTCCTTCTTTAAGAGAGAGAAGATGATTACTATAAAATATTTACCGCCACTTTTCATAAAGGATATCGAAGATACTACTCTACCAATACCTGAACGCTACAAAGATTCTGCAAAAAAACTAATGAATATCATTGAACAGAAAGTAAAAACTAACTAA